In Mytilus edulis chromosome 4, xbMytEdul2.2, whole genome shotgun sequence, the following proteins share a genomic window:
- the LOC139520299 gene encoding uncharacterized protein has product MATTARQHMIQHYVDNMSMIGTQKVKALNHLKTFCSELRQQIDRMENSVKEEIDLAAIRYKSKLQEQIKRLKEQESSTEEPVKKEPDSTKHLKQLSIELSLDRSILNMIKCSGKVLFNESETSIVQVKEEKKKFKSIEMGSSIFNAVGKFQFQRQSTNVNMPINGTLLPNGNIIFAVPFPPSGQLLIYDQTGEQIKSVHLSSFPHSVIAIKPSLVCVSIQYMKYVEFRNVESLEIIRSVELPETVSGLGCIGENLVLACENTGILIVNPAGETIKMIKAPIKTGYIDTMEENIFYIDTKQGNLFCFNSETGDKCFEVDFKFENSNGIAVLRDKSILISMFRMGKNNISRISADGTKQVKQNEFSSLSWPCAVIYNSTISKLYVVHSNNHVSIFEEK; this is encoded by the coding sequence ATGGCAACAACAGCAAGACAACATATGATACAGCACTATGTTGATAATATGTCAATGATTGGTACACAAAAGGTTAAAGCGCTCAATCATTTAAAAACTTTCTGCAGTGAATTACGTCAACAAATCGACAGAATGGAAAACTCTGTCAAAGAGGAAATAGATTTAGCAGCGAtcagatataaatcaaaacttcAAGAGCAAATAAAACGTCTTAAAGAACAAGAATCTAGCACTGAAGAACCTGTCAAAAAGGAACCCGACAGCACAAAACATCTGAAACAGCTTTCCATAGAGCTCTCCCTTGATAGATCGATTCTTAATATGATCAAATGTTCAGGGAAAGTTCTATTCAATGAATCAGAGACATCAATTGTTCAGgttaaagaagagaaaaaaaaattcaaaagtattgAAATGGGTAGTAGCATATTTAATGCTGTAGGGAAATTTCAGTTCCAAAGGCAAAGCACAAATGTAAATATGCCAATAAATGGAACACTTTTGCCAAACGGTAATATCATATTTGCAGTTCCTTTTCCTCCAAGTGGACAGTTACTTATCTACGATCAGACAGGGGAACAGATTAAATCAGTTCATTTAAGCTCGTTTCCTCACTCAGTAATTGCCATCAAGCCATCTTTAGTTTGCGTTTCAATTCAATACATGAAATATGTAGAATTTCGAAACGTTGAATCTCTAGAAATTATCCGCTCGGTAGAATTACCAGAAACTGTATCAGGTCTGGGTTGTATTGGTGAAAATTTAGTCCTCGCTTGTGAAAATACTGGAATACTGATTGTCAATCCAGCTGGCGAGACAATAAAAATGATTAAAGCACCTATAAAAACAGGATACATCGATACTATGGAAGAAAACATCTTTTACATTGATACAAAACAAGgcaatttattttgtttcaacAGTGAAACTGGTGATAAATGTTTTGAGGtagattttaaatttgaaaattcaaatggaATCGCAGTTTTAAGGGATAAAAGTATTTTGATTTCTATGTTCAGAATgggtaaaaataatatttctcgAATCTCAGCGGACGGTACTAAACAGGTGAAACAGAACGAATTCTCTTCATTGAGCTGGCCATGTGCAGTGATATACAACAGTACAATAAGTAAATTATATGTTGTTCATAGCAATAATCATGTGtcgatttttgaagaaaaataa